From the Arctopsyche grandis isolate Sample6627 chromosome 2, ASM5162203v2, whole genome shotgun sequence genome, the window ataaacgaaaagtATTCGGAAAATATATCAATTGAGTGTTGATATGCCTATTCACAAAGCGATAAGTTGGTtaggatttttactttatctatgtacgtagtaacaatagatgaagttttgtgatcatgcgaaaattcgaactcgagattttgactgattcgaactcggaatcgatcactgatcacgttttcgtgatctagaaaaatatgtgtgtgtgtctgtgtattttggggattttttgaactcCGTTAGACatatcgaactaaaacttagtatcggttactgaaatacttatcgatacaacgtaaattattttcaaacttttaagTTGACCCGAAATGGTACCTTTCCTCATAGGTGtcagcttttttttttatttttgaattcgattatttcccaagccgctaaccaaatcagactggattaatagaaattataaattttataccctaatacatttttaaatatttttatctcaaccggaagtagtacttctaCTGTCGaggatcgaggttttttatgtttttcgtgGAAACCTTTCGGCGTGTAGAACTAAGATTTCATATCTAGGagcttaagcttaataccaagttatatataaaatttggttagCACCCGTCAActagaatattcatttttttctcagaaatctcttgatttattgaatttaaatttcatatctggaagtttaagcataataacaagttatatataaaatttggttagcacccgtcaaccagaagtgatagtttactcttgttcgatttttattccactgtttttttcgacctcttaagCATGTATGCTCTCCACGAgaaaatgcaagtataattcttgtatcaatgtgatgaaactaaaaataaatcactaaatttaataaaccggaagttggattttttcctcttagaaaagtcaaaaattttgtgacctctatttttttcacacccctgaacgtatcaagctgaagatttatatttgtattttttatgtactaaggttttggtcagaattcgtaaaccgtaagtagtattttttttacatcaatattaggatttttatctcttagaaagttcaaaaatgttgttgcctggatcctgtccacacacCTGGACGtgttaagctgaaaatttatatttgtattctttatgtattaacttagaattgctaacgttttggtcagaattcgtaagccgtaagtagtattttttttaaaaacactatttcattattttattttgacctttttaattatttttattttcttgatatttaatttgtacgatatttatagtgatttttagtaataaaaaaatattgaacaaaatccgacagccggaaatagaacttttgtcttgtgtaagtgtccctacatttgtgctcaatttgcatcgaaaatactctcatattgtatgaccttcttatattcctcaaagacatatataaagtcatgggttggtcatatccgaatttttttcataGCGAGCGATACTATGATCAACTCGATGACAGATTTATCTACAAAATCTTTAATCTATCAAACAAAAAATACCTTTTGTCAAATGCAAttgacaaaacaaaattcataaaattaaaatgggtAATGAAATCGCTTTAAACTTAAGGTTGTCGAGATAGTTTTACTGGAATTTATATAGTCGATAATGTTTGAAGTAACCAAACAAtttaattcattgtttgataaaaAGTTTAGGAACCACTTACCGATAAAAtgcaattaataaatatatcaggTCAGTCATTGAAATAGTTAAGTTAAGTGAATGCTTATTTTGTTTCGATTACATTggatttgttacttttttagaTGAtagattgatttattttgactaattcgTACCCGTTGATctcgaatatgataataataggtGGCCTGATAgatatacattaatttttaatcaaacttAATTTACATTTGTTAAAGTTTTCCAGTGTTATTTATTCAAGCACACACATTAATTTGTTTGCATTCaaaaaacatgtttatttactttaacaatttttagaaatgatataaataaatttaaattgattcaaattttttttaaacagtgtCTAGATGAATATGAAGGTTAGCGAAAAACCTTAGTGAATGAGAAAGTTGATCTGAAGGTTATTCAGAAGTAAACTTTATGATAATCTAAAAGACGATTATTATACACTTGAAAAAGAGTTTCAGTAGTACTTTATCGAGCTTCCAAAAACGAAGATACAATCCTATGACACTCATTCACTGATtctcaaaatatgtattttttttttgttatcataCAAATACAAGAAATGGAACaagttttatgaaaaatcaaaacaaatacaAGAAACAAACCGAATGTTGACAATGACCTGAGTTTCATTTTGACAAACATTCAAAagcaaattttgaaactggTTATCCATTTGCAAATACAATAAtcgcattttatattaatataaaattatattcttgaAACTCTAGTTTGAGTAATTGAGAACTAATTATAATGATTTTCATAAAACTTTTGGCAACTCtagtatgtatgttaatttctgaattatactacatatgtagaacgtAGCGAATGAATCTACTTCGTACCCAGTTTTTTACATACTAGTAAATATTTCCTTTAATTTACGCAGATTTGATCTAATCCAGTTtagcaaaatgaaaaatttctttgatttcagtcatagatatgtacatacataccagtggcgtgcggtccatggatgcggtggatgcggcgcatcccctataactttaaaaagccaagagtatttttaataaatatttgaatttcgcttcgatgtattcttagtgatgtacgtgattatgatgtagtatatgatatatatttcacatatcacgtgttttttgttacatgatgcattatataggatcttttgataatttttattaaggattcgcataggccgcattcgcataggccggccacaggcgagtgacgctggcgagtagacgctgagtgaagtgcgcgcgcgtcatggattcggagtcgcgaccgatcccatttgcgcatgcgcactatgaggctgtcatattcgcgcggacgcgttgacacttgtttaacctctacggtggattcggtttctctgtttgcttatctattgagtttcacttggaagccgctgttgatcgatatttccgcacgctacgccccaagttatttatcaaaaagctagccgattcatttctttagacgaagttaatcatttatactgtaagttggttattttttacttttgaattaagttttcatttaaattagtttcgtctaactttatttttagtttactgttccactacttacgagttttcattattgcctttaatatggatatcgaaaataacaatgagagtggacttgtcgtcgagatcaataataattgcaattgtttaattgaaaatgtgctgaaaagaagatttgcttctctcccatttaatgaaaaggagattattgttaagagccccaaacccacaccaatattaaatattcagtctaaaacaaaaacatttaaaaggtattttaacacagaaacatacgaaaaaatttcatggatttgtggatgtgctcacttaacgaaattattctgttggccatgtattttattttctcaagaagtgaatgtctggagtaaatttggattttctgacctaaacaatttaagtaaatcgcgcaagagacatgaatgttctcaagctcacatatgttctgctgctcaatttaaaaaatttggaaagggacctcgtatagaaaattttttaagtgctcaatttaaagcaaatattgaaatgcacaacaaagaagttactgcaaatagatacattttgtcgaaattaataagcgcgatctgttttttagcaaaacaagaacaacctttacgaggacattttgagcaccaggaatcggaaaatagagggaattatattgaattgctgtatctgttgagtgaatcagacataaaattgaaaactcatttagataactctacggtgtttactggactatcgaaccatatacaaaatgacttggtatccgcaatatcaaaagtcttgctagatgagattaaaactgaaatacgtgcatcaaaatttgtttccataattgtggacgaatctacagatatcagtcgcaaagctcagctatctactatttttagatatgtagatgaaaataatgaaattcaggagagatttgttggatttgtcgatgttagtcccaatagaacagctaatgctctttttcagcacatacgtgagaccttggaagaatttggttgtttggacaaattaattgcacaaacgtacgatggagcggctgtaatgtccggggagcataatggagtgcaacgaaaaattcgagatatttgtcctaattctttatttgtccattgttacgctcacagattgaatttagttttgtcgcaatctgttaaacatatatccggatgcaaacgttttttcagccgtatgttgtcattttcaacttttttttgtaagtcttcaagaagaatttcccttctcgattgtcaaataaaaaaacgatttcccactgctgcccctacacgatggaactacaatagcaaaattttaaatatgatattagaatatcaaacagaattaatggaaatatttaatcaaataattaatgacgaagacgaatgggatactgatgctgtcataaatgctgaagtccttcatcgttatttaaaagagtttgaattcaatttcaatttgcatttattttctgcaatatttaattcggcagattttttatttgaaattttacaaaaaaaaacctttgacatatcgtattgcgtaagtgaaattaaaaaatttgtaaaatatttagataacaaaaaagacgattttgattcattgtggaacaaagtaataactaaaaattttaatagaaaaagaaaatatgctgaatgtgaagaagatgtgaaaacaacgtataaacttcactattctgaaattttagaaactctttcagtaaatacaaccaatcgatttcgagatatcgaaaatttaaaatttctcgaattttttaacgtcaaaaaatttaaagaatatgaaaataattttccagatttcctatttaaatcactccacctaacttatggaaaatactttgattttatgaaattaaaaagcgaattaatttacatgtactcaacgcaagattttcatttgaaatctataaatgacgtaaaggaattaattgtgaaagatgatctaatagacgttttggaacaagtatttagtttaatacaattaatttgtacgataccttccacgagcgcatcggctgaacgatcattttcgactatgaaaagaattaaaacgttcaccagaagtagtcaaagtgaagaaagactctctggtcttgctttaattgcaatcgaaaagaaaataatgtcaaatttaaaaaacaataaaaaattctatgatgcggttatcgatgaattttgtaaaaaggaacgaagaataaaattaaattttaaaaaataaattggtcggttttttttttcaaacaagggacagcatcccttgtttgaaaagtcaccgcccgccactgatacatacatacatacatatatatcttctCGCTTATCTCGTATGGCGAATAGAAGCCAGCTGATCATCAATTCGAAACGATATATCTAAAGGCGATGATCCGATAGTTTCGAAATCAAAAGGAATCTTTATAAGGTAAGTACCAAGTACATGACAAGTAGAAAAGTTACAGACTTGaagcaagtacatacatatgacatatcgcaatacatcattcagacatatgtacatcaatccaatcaaaataaaaaagaaacacaCAGCTGAAATGCATCGTGCGGTTTCGAAATATCTAAAATCGTATTTCGTATTCACACATAACACTAAAAGTGTCAGTTGTGGCCATTTAAAATGCGATAAATTCGTCAATGGAACATGCGACCTCGTCAAAGGCTGCGAAAACTTCTGTCAAGACGATCTCGCGCTTTGTCGACCGTGAAGTTCTCGTCTTGGGAAACAATGCGATCCTTTACAATGTCaaatcataaatacatacataaatatgtacacgtcCCTATGGGAAAATGAAGACTGAACAGAATGGTCATCGTATTCGCGGCTCGCTCATAAAAGCTGTTGAATCATTCGTCACAATGCGAAATGTCCAAAACGTGCTTGAAAGGTGTACGAATATCCAGACAAATTTCAAAgtcaaagtacatatgtgtgcCAAATTCAAAATGTTGGAGCCGAAAATTCAAGTTTTGTGATTCGACctcgagattttaactgattttaTTGATTGAGTcacttccactcttccgatcgctttgatattttaccgacatggGCGCTAGCTCTCATTTAAGTAAgcaaatgtctccgacatgagctagaataaataaatcattaaaaattagatCAAAATCATATCTCGACGTCATATAGACGTGATGACAGCTAAAATATGAAGCTATCCAAACGCGCCTTTACTTCTGTAACAGTTCATGTTAATTTTAGCGTGCGTCTATTTATTTTGGAGATGATTCGAACTTCGTTAATCCTAACACATTGAAACTTTGTATCGGTTAGTGAAATACTCATaccattacattttaatttgtgagagtcttcttttttttatctttttttgtgTTGGGTGTGTTTtagttaaagataaaataattgtaagcccCTTTGACTCTTTCTTTCTACTAATGTTTTGgctcgttgatatttcaaaggGTAGTTTGGGAAGGGAATTGATACGCGATTTGTAATTAAAGCTAAAACTtataacttttatatatacatacatatacatatgtatatgtacatcatattgCCCAAAAAAAATGTGGAGTGGGGCAAAAGAtatatgctacatatgtatgtataaggacGTGATATGTTGCaatccaagtgttcactccggttcgttcatgaacatactagtttatttatacacgaactattggttttagtttaagtgccaACAGTCAAAagcaatcttaaaaaaaatagactcACCGGGTATCTTATGAAACTTTTATCCCATgtttgctaatttttaaaaaatacaactcgggctaattatatatacatatatacatacatatatatgtatacagaagagggtacaaacgattgagaatacttaaaattaTGCTTATAGTTTGTACAAACTATACATAGTTCGTTTGGAAATTTGtcattttgtgtacactataactggtcaGATtgtttcgtgtatgaacaaactagcatGTTCATGCACGAACGAGGTGTACGCTTGGACTGtagcatatataatatgtacatttactagTCGATGGAAATGCAAATCGACTGAATGCATCCGCAAAATAGTTATACAcgtttttaaatgttttggtAAAAGTGTGCCCAGGTGAAAACGCatgcatctatgtacatacatatgtattataaatagaatTCGCTCGTGTCAAATTTGTTAACAAGAATTGTTTTCTAGACTGACCTagtcatatgcacatatgtagatgttgtgATACAATGAAGAACGTGCTACAAGTTCAGCCTTGCCATTGTTGTAGGCTGCAATAGTGACATGAAAAATTTACTGTTTGATTTATTCCATATATTGCcaaaatgtgattttaaaaCCAACTGTTCAATTTAGGCTATCATTATTCGGCTATTTCAACTATTCGTTGAATACTGTCGATCTAACACTTTTTCTAGATACAATGTGTAAAGCAAATATACAGTTCGTCTAAATAATTATGATTTGAAGTTTTAATGACTTTGTAACAACTATATAGTTAATGAAagcgaaatatacatacataaatagaaaaTAGAGAAGATATGTAAGTAGGTAAAAGTCGTATATGTGTTTAACAACCTTTCACATTTTATACAAAGTTGAGTAATAAAccttcttatacatatgtaagtgcgtgtaataaaatctaaatatgtaGTTTATAGAATACAGATCTTTTTAAATAgacggtgattttttttttaataattaaaaaacatttagaagttaatttatattcaaatgaagATGAACAAGTAATTTTTCACACCGCGTTTACACGCTTTTGTAAGTCGACGCGTTTTGCTAACGCAAATATGTACTTTGAGGCTAGAAATTcatagtataaatatatttccgACATTCTCAAAACACTCATGAACGAAGAAAGTGCATCTCTCGTGAAAGTTTTGATGTTTTCGTGGAACACATAAGACGATTCCACAGCTCACACGACGGAATATAAGCCGATCCTAATTAGATTTCatattcaaaatgcaaaaattgaTCGTTCCAATACTTGAATGTCAAATATGCGGAACCCCAAAgcataattttattcatttcattcaatatgtattatatacataacaaGAATATCATGTGCTTCTATAATTAATGCTGTTTATGAGCAAACCACGTGGtcgtaaaatatgtaatattttagaataattaaataattccaTTAAAGTTTCtgtttcaatacaaaaataaaattacatagatTCCCCGTATAAAACGTCTTCTTTGATGTTTCATATTCCGCAAACGATATAAGATTTTCAAAATTCATTGTATTTAAAGTTAAGATTGATTCCTGTACATggttttaaaatcaaaagttaaaataatattatatcacgattatgaaaaaaattacgattttcatAGTTGCACAaccataaattttctttttgtatgtGGCTATTTTCCAATGCCTGTATTTAATCCGTcagtaactttttattatttaagtcagtaattatattgaatgttaagttatatacaatatattgatAGGTCAGTTTTTGATATTTGACggtcagtattttaaataataatatattttgaaaacataCGAACAACTTTCTGACCTTATACAATGTACATTCTGATGTAAATTCATTTACCAAATCCGTAAATAGTTACTgataataattcaattcaaaatccgCTTTATCgaagtatttaaatttgaatttaaatttttttacgtaTATTATTCACACATATTTGCAGTTTTATCTCCGACTGATTAAGAAAAAACTTTAGACCCGTTAAAAAATTCCAACAAAAAATACGCTACAACTGCGTTATTTGTTATTTTCACTATTGTTATTTGTATCTGCTGATTTCTTTctgacttgtacatatgtattcattatatgtaaatatgatagATGATAggtaagcatatacatatgtacatatatacgtagatTTGAACGGAAAGTCACACAAGTTATCCTTGGTATTGTGCAGTTTGCAAAGTTCGCAACGAATACGCATATGAAGGCATTTCCAATTATAAATTCAaagatattttacattttttacatcTGGCTAAAATTCAGAAACGTAAGTGTGTCTGTATGTAATGTTATATTAGCAAAAACCGGAGGAACCGGATCGAAAAATCGCCGCGAATTGAACGGTTCAAGTGGAACGCTTGTAAAATGTCCGAtgaaataacaatatttaacaCGTGACGCGTCAGTGTTGTTTTtaatcataatatataaatgtatatatacatatatgtaagtggtagaaattgtatttattcacattcattgttttttttttcgattcaatgttTTCAGCCGTTATTGCGATTCTAATCATCGACTAGCAAGTTGCATACTAATGTATGAAAATTAGCGTAAAACAATCTGAatgaaaaactataaaaaaaagtactcaTGAATAATTAGtcacatttttgtatacaaacaagcgatttatatgtacatatgtatatctgatgGTAACTATTATACTAATATGATCCGTAAAATTTAGCCTATTTGTGTCATTAAATTCTTCGTGATATATTCATTGTatgtttattactttttttttgtgacAGGTTCATTATCAACATCGAACAATGTTATtgtatcggaaaatattactttttatcatcacaaaatgaatttatttagtatgcacttgcatatgtatatgtaacgaaaattttagtaattttttttttatttaaatatcaacagTGTGTAttcaattgttgtttttttttcacaagtgaatgatttgttttcgatattttgaataattcacCAAAAAAAGTTATACactattatcatattattttttaatgcatgGAATCTGATGTTTAATAAAtgctaaattatataaaataacacaAATTTAATTGTGTTATTACACAATATTGCGTGAATTTTTTCTTaaaacttatatttaaataaataaataccaaagAGTCATTTAAGTAGAAAAAAGTCGAGTAAATCAATAGTAAACAATACAATTAgacaaattgtaaaaattataattttttctacattgtttgaattttcttaaaattaataattacaccATATGAAAAGGTGAGAAAGCGCGCTAAAtgccaaaaataattaattatttttttataaataaaacagcgcaattttgatcaaatttttaaaagttttttttcaatgtcattaaaatgctgaaaataaatttaaaaaaaaacattcaccataaaaatcattagctacatttttttcttcaaatatattaaattttacatttaaaaaaattttatcgaACGTCAAGTTGATGAATAGAAATTTTTAAAGGTCGAAATCATTTTCGGAAAACCTTGACCTTGATTTTTGTAAGCAATTTCGAAACGTGTCAACTTagcagtattttttttgtttataaatcgatcattcgaaaataaaaatataattatatatgtatatatatatatatatatatatatatatatatatatatatatatatatatatatatatatatatatatatatatatatatatatatatatatatatatataattactatGTATAACTaattacatatgcacatacgttTTACATATAGCCAACTTAATTgagtgtataaataataataatattaagtataataatcataaactttATTACAGACGATACGAAGAATAGTACAATCCCTTTCtaccatttaaatacataaatatatgaataatacaacaaatatttatttacatatatatatatatatatatatatatatatatatatatatatatatatatatatatatatatatataaaaattataaaataattatattattagttCGCAAAAGACTCACTGGAGGAAACTTTGCGTTTGCCGCCAAGGAACAGTTTAAAGTGTCACTTCAGCCGAACACCTTTCGACGACAGTTGTACTCAAACTGATGTTAGTCAGTCCATGTCGGTTTTAATAATCTCACCTTGCTGCGTTTGTCAAACTGAGGCTCGCACCGAACAGTGCGCCCTTCGAAACAGCTACGCTTCACCTGTCATTCGGACGAGCGATAcgtaatcatattaaaaaatgataatagatgATTGAGAAAAAAAGCAATTTGCGATTTTTATAAAGGTATCTTGGAAAGTATGTCAACGGATAAGTTTGGGTGCCACGGTACGAGTGATCGATTTCGCATAAATTATACCGTTGCACTTTC encodes:
- the LOC143922337 gene encoding zinc finger MYM-type protein 1-like codes for the protein MDIENNNESGLVVEINNNCNCLIENVLKRRFASLPFNEKEIIVKSPKPTPILNIQSKTKTFKRYFNTETYEKISWICGCAHLTKLFCWPCILFSQEVNVWSKFGFSDLNNLSKSRKRHECSQAHICSAAQFKKFGKGPRIENFLSAQFKANIEMHNKEVTANRYILSKLISAICFLAKQEQPLRGHFEHQESENRGNYIELLYLLSESDIKLKTHLDNSTVFTGLSNHIQNDLVSAISKVLLDEIKTEIRASKFVSIIVDESTDISRKAQLSTIFRYVDENNEIQERFVGFVDVSPNRTANALFQHIRETLEEFGCLDKLIAQTYDGAAVMSGEHNGVQRKIRDICPNSLFVHCYAHRLNLVLSQSVKHISGCKRFFSRMLSFSTFFCKSSRRISLLDCQIKKRFPTAAPTRWNYNSKILNMILEYQTELMEIFNQIINDEDEWDTDAVINAEVLHRYLKEFEFNFNLHLFSAIFNSADFLFEILQKKTFDISYCVSEIKKFVKYLDNKKDDFDSLWNKVITKNFNRKRKYAECEEDVKTTYKLHYSEILETLSVNTTNRFRDIENLKFLEFFNVKKFKEYENNFPDFLFKSLHLTYGKYFDFMKLKSELIYMYSTQDFHLKSINDVKELIVKDDLIDVLEQVFSLIQLICTIPSTSASAERSFSTMKRIKTFTRSSQSEERLSGLALIAIEKKIMSNLKNNKKFYDAVIDEFCKKERRIKLNFKK